The genomic segment CCGAAGCGCCAATAGTGACAGTGATTTGGCCAGAATCACTGACTGATAAATCAGCTTCTTCTGAGACGGGGTTACCCGATATGAGTGTCTTCGAAGCAATTAATAATGGTAAAAAAGCGAAGGTTAAGCTTGAGGTGCAATTACATTGCGCAGGTAAGCTCTGCGCTACGTTTAGTGGCTTATATTTTAGTTACTAATTCTTAGAGAATCGTTAGGTATTATTCAAGGACACAACCACGTCGTATAGGCCTAGCTGAGGGTATCCTTCACTAGATTACTGACTTAAAGATTCGCAGCACAGTAAGTCCTTCATTGCTCCACCATTTACTGCACAATTGAACCCTTTAGACTCGAATATATCGCAACCCTTTTGCGCTCTTATCCCGGCGCCACAATATACGACAAATTGCTGCTCTACATGATGGGCATCAAGCCAAACCGGTAATTCAGTTAACGGCACGTTTATGGCTTGTGGTAAATGGCCACTCGCAAATTCATCAGGGTTTCGTACATCAATTAGCATTGCACCATGCTTAATTAACTCCCAACAGATTGCAGTGGCTTGTGCCCCTGTCAGCTTGGTATTTACCGAAATCGAAGTTGTGCTTGCCGTGACCATTAGAACCTCACTTTGATTTGCATTAGATTTTGTTCAATAAGATTATTCTAATGCATTATAAAGATCAAGGTTGTTAATAACAAGAGCATGAAGTGGTCATGCTCTATAACTAATGTTGATGACAAATTGTTTATGACTTACCGCTTATTGCTTAGGGATTAACGCCCATGCATAACTAATCAATGGGCTTAATAAAACTTCGCTAAATATTTAGTGGCGTATTTGCGTAGTTTTTTCTGTTTTGCATTTTGTGCGACGGCTTCCACATCAGCTTTAAAGTCTTCATTACCTGAGGTCGCTAGCGCGCGTGTTATCCAAGCGTAAGTATCTATGGCTAGCTTATTGTCGTCGATTAAACGCATAGGGCTAAGTTGTGCAGCCAGTTGTTGCAGCATGTAATTATCAAATAATCGCTCATTTGCGATACGTTTTGCCGTCGTTCTCATCAGCTCAAGGTTGTCACTACGTAGTGCTGCGGCATATACATTAGTTCGATGTGATTGCTCGGGGTTGTATTGACTTTTGTCTTGTAAAATCGGGTTCCACTGCTCGAATTTTGATAAGTCAGCTAGTGCACGTTTGGCGTATTTACGGATTTTCTTATGAGTATCACCTTGTGCCAGTTGGTTTAGGTATTCACGAAATTGAGGATCGCCAGAATAGCCAAGCCCCTTTATTAACCAGGCAATATTATCAATGACATGCTTATCTTTGGCCGATGGTAATAAGGTATCTATCTTGGTTTTAATCGATTGGTAGGTACTGGGATCATTCAAACCAACGAAGAAAATAGACTCAATGGCTTGCTCTTGTTTATAGGTATCATCACCTGCAAATATCTGTTGGTATTCTTCCTTTGTATAAGTATCAGCCTGAGCGATTGGACTGAGTAAACTGAAGCTGGCAATTAGGGCTATTGGCAATAAGCACATTGGTTTCATGACATATCCTTATGACTGGAAGTTAATGGTGAACGCATTGATTTATTTAGTAAGGTTCTAATTTCTTCTAATTTTATTTGTCTGCAAAGTTGTACTTAATCGTTTTTTCATTAAGCTGTATTGATTGTTCAGTTTAACATCATTAAGAAGTTTATGTCCTTAAGCGAAGATTCAAGAAAAGCATTAAAAACGATAAACGCTTTGATTCTAGATAAGCGTTTTTCAAAGGCAGATGAGTTGCTTCAACCTTTGGTTGATTTAGCTATCGAAGAAGCGTTATTGATGAAGGCTGACTTGTTGTTAAAGCAATCTCCACAAATAGGTTTAAAGTACCTTTTTGAACTGTGCAAAGGGAAGGTTGCTGGTGCTAATTTTAAAGCCGCTTTTATATTGTATTTTCACCCTGAGGTGGGAGTGGACTTCCGACCATATCTGTTTAGTGCCTTTAAACAAGGCGATCACGCGGCAATTATTGCTGCTGCAAATTTGTATTTACAACAGGGCGTTGTTGCTAAAGCTAGTCAGATTTTAACGAAGAATCGTCATATTTCAGAGGTGAATCAGTTAACTGAGTCACTTGGTTTAATTTCTGACAATGAAGAAGCGTTATTAGACTTTAATGATATCCGTAGGGCTGACCTTTCTAAGTTAACGTATGAATCGGTAGCGCCTGAGATTAACTTATTTTATGTTGATGACTTCTTAACTGACTTTGAGTGTTTGTGGCTAAAAAACTGCGCACTTTGCGAGCTTAAGCGCTCTATGGTTGTTGATGGCGAGAGTGGCTCAAATATTGTGAGTAATGTTAGAACGGGCTCTGTGGCTCAACTAGCGCCTACTGCGAATGATTGGGTGCTACTTAACATTGAGATGAAAATCGCTGCTTACTTCAACATCCCTATCGAAAACGGTGAGTTAAGTAATGTTCTTAAATATGAGGTTGGGGAAGAATATAAGCCACATTATGATTTTTTTCACCCAAACGATAAAGGCAGCGAACAAGCTTTAAAAGATGGCGGTCAACGATTCAAAACCGTTTTAATTTACCTTAATGATGTTGAGCAAGGGGGAGACACGCACTTTCCAAGGTTATCGAAATCGGTGCGATCAAAACAAAAACGGTTGGTTGTGTTTAATAATACCGACAATAGTTATGGGCCTTTACCCTTATCTTTACATCAAGGAATGCCTGTCATAAAAGGTGAGAAATGGCTTTACTCAAAATGGTTAAGAGTAAAGCCGACGTCCTACCTACAATGTTTACAACAATTACATGTACGTTAGGTAAGCGTCTTATCCCTGCCAACGTTTAAAAATAAGCGAAGTATTAATCCCGCCAAAGGCGAAGTTGTTACTCATGACATAGTCAGTGCTGATAGAGCGAATTTCGCCTTGAATGTAATCTAATGGTGCACACTCAGGGTCAACTTCATCAAGGTTTAAGCTGGGTGCAAACCAATTTGCATTCATCATTTCTATACTGACCCAAGCTTCGAGTGCGCCGCATGCACCTAAGGTGTGCCCTGTATAGCTTTTCAATGATGATATCGGGGTGTGTGAACCAAATACTGCGTAAGTTGCTTGTGATTCTGCAATATCGCCTCGATCAGTTGCAGTGCCATGGGCATTGATATAACCCACTTGCTCAGGTGCGATTGCTGCATCCTTTATAGCCAATCGAATCGCCACTTCCATTGTTTCTGCATTGGGTTGAGTGATATGCAACCCGTCTGAATTAGTGCCAAACCCAACGAGCTCCGCGTAAATTTTAGCGCCACGGGCTTCAGCGTGTTCAAGCTGCTCAAGCACTAAGGTGCAAGCGCCTTCTCCAATAACTAAACCGTCGCGCTGACGATCAAATGGTCTTGGTGTCGTTGTTGGTGAGTCATTTTTCGTGCTGGTGGCAAATAAAGTATCAAATACTACAGCTTCTGTTGGGCAAAGTTCTTCACCGCCACCTGCAAGCATCAGTTTTTGCAGTCCAAACTTAATGGCTTCATAGGCGTAGCCAATTGCTTGGCTTCCTGAAGTGCAAGCGCTACTTGTGGTATGCACTCGGCCTTTTAGGCCGAAAAATACGCCGACATTGACTGCGGTAGTATGGGCCATCATACGAATATAACTAGTGGCATTGATGCCGGACATATCGCCATGTTTCAGCATGTCGCCAAAACCAATAATGGGGTCTGTACTGCCAGTTGATGAGCCGTAAGCGATGCCCATATCTCCTGATGACACAATCGGATCGTCGAGTAAGCCTGCATCTTCTAATGCAATTTCACTGGCACGCGTTGCCATGATTGAGACACGTCCCATGGAACGGGTTTTTTTCCGAGAGTAATGCTTGGGTTGCTCGAAATCGGTTATTGGCGCGGCAAGACGAGTATTGAGATTAGGGTATTTATCCCACTCAGTCATCGTGACCACACAGTTGTATTTATCTTGTAGCCGTTTAGCGATAGTTGGCCAGTCTTGGCCCAATGCTGAAATACCGCCAATACCTGTGATAACAACTCTATGGCTCATATCATGCCTCCATTGACCGAAATCACTTGGCGAGTAATGTAGGCTGCATCTTCAGACATTAAGAAATTGGCGAGCCCGGCGATTTCATTCACTTTACCCATACGGCGCATCGGTACGATTTGATTAACCATGTCCTTAGGGAAGTCGCTAACCATGTCGGTTTCAATTAACCCTGGTGCGATACAGTTGACGGTAATTTTGCGTTTGGCAAGCTCCAAAGACAGTGCTTTTGTCGCTCCGATAAGTCCAGCTTTTGATGCGCTGTAATTCACTTGACCTCGATTACCAGCGATGCCAGAAACTGATGCCATAGTGATGATTCTACCGCCTTTACGAGCTTGGATCATTGGCATAATGGTTGGCTGAATGACATTATAAAATCCATCCAAGTTGGTGTGAATAACACTGTCCCATTCATCTTCTGTCATTGCCGGGAAAGCAGTATCTTTGGTGATACCTGCATTTAAAATCACGCCGTAATAAGCGCCATGTTGTTCAATATCAGCTTCAATTTGCAGCTTCGCAGCCTGTCGGTCTGCTACATCAAATTGAATTAAACTGGCTTCGACACCCAAGGCTTGGATTTCTGATTGAGTTTGCTGTGCCGCTGCAGTGTTACTGTGAAAATGGATGGCAATATTAAAGTCTTGCGCTGCAAGTTTGAGCGCGATGGCTTTACCTATACCACGACTTGAACCTGTCACTAGGACTCTATTTGTTGTTGTCATTGTTTCTCCGTAGGGACTGCAGGTTTACATTAATCGTTGTGTTCATAGTACGCTCGTCACTGATATCGAGCCTAAGTCGATAAGGTTTCATTGATATAAGCTTGGGTATCTTGAGGCTGAAATACATTAACATTGGCTGAGGCAATGATTTCATTATCAAGAGTAATTTGACAATCGAACACCGCAAGTCCTGATGCTTCTTGATATAAACGAGTCACATCAACTTGATATGTGTTATTGAGCAGATACGTTGGCTGCATCATGCTCAGTTTACGGGTGCCCAATAAAAAGCCGACTCGAATTTTATCTTCAATAAGGTGCGCTTCCACGCCTGCTAATGCGGCAATACTTTGCGCCATGTATTCGATACCAACATAGTTAGGGACGCCATTCAATTGTTGACTGAAATAAGCGCTTTGCTCAGTGATCTCAACTTCAGTGGTGAGGCTATCAGGTTGATGTTTAATAATGCGTGTCACTAATATCATCGGTGCTTTATGAGGCACAAAGGCTGATATATCTTGCGATAG from the Shewanella japonica genome contains:
- a CDS encoding beta-ketoacyl-ACP synthase produces the protein MSHRVVITGIGGISALGQDWPTIAKRLQDKYNCVVTMTEWDKYPNLNTRLAAPITDFEQPKHYSRKKTRSMGRVSIMATRASEIALEDAGLLDDPIVSSGDMGIAYGSSTGSTDPIIGFGDMLKHGDMSGINATSYIRMMAHTTAVNVGVFFGLKGRVHTTSSACTSGSQAIGYAYEAIKFGLQKLMLAGGGEELCPTEAVVFDTLFATSTKNDSPTTTPRPFDRQRDGLVIGEGACTLVLEQLEHAEARGAKIYAELVGFGTNSDGLHITQPNAETMEVAIRLAIKDAAIAPEQVGYINAHGTATDRGDIAESQATYAVFGSHTPISSLKSYTGHTLGACGALEAWVSIEMMNANWFAPSLNLDEVDPECAPLDYIQGEIRSISTDYVMSNNFAFGGINTSLIFKRWQG
- a CDS encoding thioester dehydrase, with the translated sequence MTEQQTKQIAPETLLSQDISAFVPHKAPMILVTRIIKHQPDSLTTEVEITEQSAYFSQQLNGVPNYVGIEYMAQSIAALAGVEAHLIEDKIRVGFLLGTRKLSMMQPTYLLNNTYQVDVTRLYQEASGLAVFDCQITLDNEIIASANVNVFQPQDTQAYINETLST
- a CDS encoding 2OG-Fe(II) oxygenase; the encoded protein is MSLSEDSRKALKTINALILDKRFSKADELLQPLVDLAIEEALLMKADLLLKQSPQIGLKYLFELCKGKVAGANFKAAFILYFHPEVGVDFRPYLFSAFKQGDHAAIIAAANLYLQQGVVAKASQILTKNRHISEVNQLTESLGLISDNEEALLDFNDIRRADLSKLTYESVAPEINLFYVDDFLTDFECLWLKNCALCELKRSMVVDGESGSNIVSNVRTGSVAQLAPTANDWVLLNIEMKIAAYFNIPIENGELSNVLKYEVGEEYKPHYDFFHPNDKGSEQALKDGGQRFKTVLIYLNDVEQGGDTHFPRLSKSVRSKQKRLVVFNNTDNSYGPLPLSLHQGMPVIKGEKWLYSKWLRVKPTSYLQCLQQLHVR
- a CDS encoding rhodanese-like domain-containing protein, producing the protein MVTASTTSISVNTKLTGAQATAICWELIKHGAMLIDVRNPDEFASGHLPQAINVPLTELPVWLDAHHVEQQFVVYCGAGIRAQKGCDIFESKGFNCAVNGGAMKDLLCCESLSQ
- a CDS encoding 3-ketoacyl-ACP reductase FabG2 — its product is MTTTNRVLVTGSSRGIGKAIALKLAAQDFNIAIHFHSNTAAAQQTQSEIQALGVEASLIQFDVADRQAAKLQIEADIEQHGAYYGVILNAGITKDTAFPAMTEDEWDSVIHTNLDGFYNVIQPTIMPMIQARKGGRIITMASVSGIAGNRGQVNYSASKAGLIGATKALSLELAKRKITVNCIAPGLIETDMVSDFPKDMVNQIVPMRRMGKVNEIAGLANFLMSEDAAYITRQVISVNGGMI